One Sphingopyxis fribergensis genomic region harbors:
- a CDS encoding DsbA family protein: MNRQTGVILTGLIAIGAFAAGVTLYSGWVAGEPAPVQAAAVPAETFVRPHSPVIGPKNAPVTIVEFFDPSCEACRAFYPAVKQILATYPKDVRLVMRYLPLHPGSAEAIVILEAARQQGILEPVMEAVLEAQPSWHDGQMDGAWAAAKAAGLDVEKARAMPTDKARANMEADIADANTLRVKGTPTFFINGKPLAEFGPEPLYTQVRAEVEASKR, translated from the coding sequence ATGAACAGGCAAACGGGCGTCATCCTGACGGGCTTGATTGCCATCGGCGCGTTCGCAGCGGGCGTGACGCTGTACAGCGGGTGGGTTGCAGGCGAACCGGCGCCGGTCCAAGCGGCGGCCGTGCCAGCCGAAACTTTTGTTCGGCCCCACTCGCCGGTCATCGGACCCAAAAATGCGCCGGTGACGATCGTCGAATTCTTCGACCCGTCGTGCGAAGCGTGCCGCGCCTTCTACCCCGCGGTGAAGCAGATCCTTGCCACATATCCCAAGGATGTCCGGCTCGTCATGCGCTACCTTCCACTCCACCCGGGATCCGCGGAGGCGATCGTCATTCTCGAGGCGGCGCGCCAGCAGGGGATCTTGGAGCCCGTTATGGAAGCTGTACTCGAGGCCCAGCCGTCATGGCATGACGGCCAGATGGACGGCGCCTGGGCGGCCGCAAAGGCGGCAGGGCTCGACGTCGAGAAGGCCAGGGCGATGCCGACCGATAAGGCACGGGCCAACATGGAGGCCGATATCGCCGACGCGAACACGCTTCGCGTCAAGGGAACGCCGACCTTCTTCATCAACGGCAAGCCCTTGGCCGAATTCGGCCCCGAGCCGCTGTACACCCAGGTCCGCGCCGAGGTCGAAGCCAGCAAACGCTGA
- a CDS encoding FUSC family protein: MFEAGRWLFALKLFMSAMIAFAISVRIGLPQNYWPVVTCCVLANPLTAGIRSKVVYRFMGTLCAGVLSLMLAGLFGSAPVLMVIGAGLVGTIAFTFAYLDRTPRAYGFQLFGLTLMIVLVAGIDHPEKMFDTALARLCEISLGIVCATTIDTIVLPRSLGPILRGRLRAWLPDMERWMDDALAGRADGAIGANDRLKVIADMTSLSTLAGQLRYDPMVSPRDRQIVFAIQRRMLRLVPLISAIGARLAGVEEAKRREHLRQLVGAWERVRTGGTAEDAGAEPATALPDPDPATPWRRLVRQNGAELSAEALRLWGELRQLDAALESGASLGAELERSIGQDAPFPLRPDYHIALRVSAGVLLAYTALCGLWLLTGWTQSPGAVLIGTVALAFFGGGDQADRAIAQFAKFSAIAILLGIVLSYWMLPLAHDFASFVVVMGLFMLPLAAWAATNPLALLLLAMTLSTINLQSNYSPPGFGAYLDANVASLVGIFIAFASLVLVRQMGSSHALARFAADEREDMVELTLHASRRDRDAFLDRALDRIGQMTARLAAAGETDQSGRLLTRLRAGANIADLRRARSAMQGELRDSAERLLASVREEIGKEEPAPRLLDDIDETLTTAWREGGDQAQRGLMNSLVGLRLALFERAPAWEPAA; encoded by the coding sequence ATGTTCGAGGCGGGGCGATGGCTGTTCGCGCTCAAGCTGTTCATGTCGGCGATGATCGCGTTCGCGATTTCGGTGCGGATCGGCCTGCCACAGAACTACTGGCCGGTCGTTACTTGCTGCGTGCTTGCCAATCCGCTCACCGCCGGCATCCGGTCGAAAGTGGTTTATCGCTTCATGGGCACGCTGTGCGCCGGCGTCCTGTCGCTGATGCTTGCGGGGCTGTTTGGCAGCGCGCCGGTGCTTATGGTGATCGGGGCCGGGCTGGTTGGCACGATCGCGTTCACCTTCGCGTATCTCGACCGCACGCCGCGCGCTTACGGTTTCCAGCTCTTTGGATTGACGCTGATGATCGTGCTGGTCGCCGGCATCGACCACCCGGAAAAGATGTTCGACACCGCGCTCGCGCGCCTGTGCGAGATCAGCCTCGGCATCGTCTGCGCAACGACGATCGACACGATCGTCCTGCCACGTTCGCTGGGGCCGATCTTGCGGGGACGGCTGCGCGCGTGGCTACCCGACATGGAACGCTGGATGGATGATGCTCTTGCTGGCCGCGCCGATGGCGCGATCGGTGCCAACGACCGGCTCAAGGTGATCGCCGACATGACGAGCCTGTCGACGCTCGCGGGGCAGTTGCGCTACGATCCGATGGTCAGCCCGCGCGATCGGCAGATCGTGTTCGCGATCCAGCGGCGGATGCTGCGGCTGGTGCCGCTCATCTCCGCCATCGGCGCGCGGCTCGCCGGCGTCGAAGAGGCCAAGCGGCGCGAGCATCTCCGGCAGCTCGTCGGGGCGTGGGAGCGCGTCCGGACAGGCGGTACGGCGGAGGACGCGGGCGCGGAGCCGGCGACCGCTCTCCCCGATCCCGACCCCGCCACGCCGTGGCGGCGGCTGGTGCGACAGAACGGCGCCGAGTTGTCGGCGGAGGCGCTCCGTCTGTGGGGCGAGCTTCGCCAGCTTGATGCCGCGCTGGAGAGCGGCGCGTCGCTTGGGGCCGAGCTCGAGCGGAGCATCGGCCAGGACGCGCCGTTCCCGCTACGGCCAGACTATCACATCGCGCTGCGCGTCAGCGCCGGCGTCCTGCTCGCCTATACGGCGTTGTGCGGACTCTGGCTGCTGACCGGCTGGACGCAAAGCCCAGGCGCGGTGCTCATCGGCACGGTGGCGCTCGCCTTTTTCGGGGGGGGCGACCAGGCCGACCGCGCGATCGCCCAGTTTGCGAAGTTTTCCGCGATCGCGATCCTGCTGGGCATAGTCCTGAGCTACTGGATGCTGCCGCTGGCGCACGACTTCGCGAGCTTCGTAGTGGTGATGGGGCTGTTCATGCTGCCGCTCGCCGCCTGGGCCGCGACCAATCCGTTGGCGCTTCTGTTGCTCGCCATGACGCTCAGCACGATCAACCTGCAAAGCAACTATAGTCCGCCCGGTTTTGGGGCCTATCTGGACGCTAACGTCGCCAGTCTGGTCGGCATTTTCATCGCCTTCGCCAGCCTTGTACTGGTGCGGCAGATGGGCAGTTCGCACGCGCTCGCCCGCTTCGCCGCCGATGAACGCGAAGATATGGTCGAGCTTACCCTCCATGCGAGCCGCCGCGACCGCGACGCCTTTCTCGACCGAGCGCTCGACCGCATCGGACAGATGACCGCCCGCTTGGCCGCAGCGGGGGAGACGGACCAGAGCGGCCGGCTGCTCACCCGGCTGCGTGCCGGTGCCAACATCGCCGATCTGCGCCGGGCGAGGTCCGCGATGCAGGGAGAACTGCGCGACTCGGCCGAGCGGTTGCTCGCCTCAGTGCGCGAGGAGATCGGCAAGGAGGAGCCCGCGCCGCGGCTCCTCGACGACATCGACGAGACGCTGACGACCGCCTGGCGCGAAGGCGGGGATCAGGCGCAACGCGGGCTCATGAACAGTCTGGTCGGTCTGCGTCTCGCGTTGTTCGAACGGGCGCCCGCGTGGGAGCCGGCGGCATGA
- a CDS encoding efflux transporter outer membrane subunit, with protein MIRRVPRRGCFTVALAAILAGCTIAGPNYVPPEPLAGIADRPNSAFEASSSPALADVPMPSHWWRLYNDPRLDALVEQALAANTDLRAAAANLERAHAVVREVRAAAGAQATVEGGPSVGQTTTLGVAPSAGIHSQIDAGVGISYQVDVVGRIRRAIEAANAGAEAQAAALDLTRTTVAADVVGAYTNACAAGAQIDVAQQSLNLQRRSLALTERGVRGGVFAPLDAVRSRTLAAQLAATLPPLEANRRVALYQLAVLTGKAPTDYPAELATCTAMPHIDRPLPIGDGAALIRRRPDIRQAERQLAAATATIGVETADLYPSISIGASAGTTSRRVSGLLSSSALRFNVGPLISWTFPNRGVARARIAQANAAAKAALAGFDGTVLTALREAESALTVYVRDLDENAQLRVARDQSRKAAGIQRRLSRGGTVSGLEALDVERTLATAESALAASDAKLASDRVAIFLALGGGWEADAQP; from the coding sequence ATGATCCGCCGGGTACCCCGGCGCGGCTGTTTTACCGTCGCCCTCGCAGCGATCCTCGCGGGCTGCACGATCGCGGGCCCCAACTATGTCCCGCCCGAGCCGTTGGCGGGGATCGCCGACCGGCCGAACAGCGCGTTCGAGGCTTCGTCATCTCCGGCATTGGCGGATGTCCCGATGCCGTCGCACTGGTGGCGGCTCTATAACGATCCGAGGCTCGATGCGCTCGTCGAACAGGCGCTGGCGGCCAACACCGATTTGCGCGCGGCCGCCGCCAATCTGGAACGCGCCCACGCGGTGGTACGCGAGGTCCGTGCCGCGGCGGGCGCTCAGGCTACGGTCGAGGGCGGACCCAGCGTCGGCCAGACCACGACATTGGGCGTCGCTCCCTCCGCCGGCATCCATTCCCAGATCGACGCGGGGGTCGGCATCTCCTACCAGGTCGATGTGGTGGGGCGCATCCGCCGCGCGATCGAAGCCGCGAACGCCGGCGCCGAGGCGCAGGCCGCCGCGCTCGATCTCACCCGCACCACCGTCGCCGCGGACGTCGTAGGTGCTTATACCAATGCCTGTGCGGCGGGCGCTCAGATCGACGTGGCACAGCAATCGCTGAACCTGCAAAGACGCAGCCTCGCCCTTACCGAGCGCGGCGTGCGCGGCGGGGTGTTCGCGCCACTTGACGCGGTACGGTCGCGTACGCTGGCCGCGCAGCTAGCGGCGACGCTGCCTCCCCTTGAGGCCAACCGCCGTGTCGCGCTCTATCAGCTCGCGGTGCTCACCGGAAAGGCGCCGACCGACTATCCGGCCGAACTGGCAACCTGCACGGCGATGCCGCACATCGACCGGCCGTTGCCGATCGGCGACGGTGCCGCGCTGATCCGGCGGCGGCCCGACATCCGGCAGGCGGAACGCCAGCTTGCTGCGGCCACTGCGACGATCGGGGTCGAAACGGCCGATCTCTACCCTAGCATCTCGATCGGGGCATCGGCGGGAACGACCTCACGGCGCGTCAGCGGGCTGCTCAGCAGTTCGGCGCTGCGCTTCAATGTCGGTCCGTTGATTAGTTGGACCTTTCCCAATCGCGGCGTTGCCCGCGCCCGCATCGCGCAGGCCAACGCGGCGGCCAAGGCGGCGCTGGCCGGGTTCGACGGCACCGTGCTGACCGCGCTGCGTGAGGCGGAGAGCGCGCTCACGGTGTATGTGCGCGACCTCGACGAAAATGCGCAACTGCGCGTGGCGCGTGACCAGAGCCGGAAGGCGGCGGGCATCCAGCGCCGCCTTTCGCGCGGCGGCACGGTCTCTGGGCTAGAGGCGCTCGACGTCGAGCGGACGCTGGCCACGGCCGAAAGTGCGTTGGCGGCGTCCGACGCGAAGCTGGCATCGGATCGTGTCGCCATATTCCTCGCGCTGGGCGGTGGCTGGGAGGCGGATGCCCAGCCATGA
- a CDS encoding efflux RND transporter periplasmic adaptor subunit, producing the protein MHLTRQRILQALKVLLTIAVACLGVLVLWHLYNYYTYAPQTRDGKIRADVVPLAADVSGRVTAIFVHDNEVVRKDQVLFQVDRERLANALTRADAAVGTAKANMTAAEREDRRYRSLAGVVSGQDIDTRRSAAEEAKAAYAQALADRDLARINLERADVKAPVNGTITNFSLRPGVYATASQPVMAIVDSDSYYIAGYFEETKLSHIRDGSRVTVWVMGEERPLKGHVQGLAAGIDDRERTTASGTLLANVNPTFSWVRLAQRIPVRIAIDSVPAGLTLISGRTVTVTLDGADKALDPRRKP; encoded by the coding sequence ATGCACCTGACTCGACAACGCATATTACAGGCACTGAAGGTTCTGCTGACGATCGCGGTCGCCTGCCTTGGCGTCCTTGTCCTGTGGCACCTCTACAATTACTACACCTATGCGCCGCAGACGCGTGACGGCAAGATCCGCGCCGACGTGGTGCCGCTGGCGGCCGATGTCTCGGGCCGGGTGACCGCGATCTTCGTGCACGACAACGAGGTGGTACGCAAAGATCAGGTACTGTTCCAGGTGGATCGCGAACGGCTGGCGAACGCATTGACGCGGGCGGATGCGGCGGTGGGCACGGCGAAGGCGAACATGACCGCCGCAGAGCGTGAGGATCGGCGCTATCGCAGCCTTGCCGGCGTGGTGTCGGGGCAGGATATCGATACACGCCGTTCCGCAGCGGAAGAAGCGAAGGCCGCTTATGCCCAGGCACTCGCCGACCGCGACCTCGCGCGCATTAATCTCGAACGCGCCGACGTGAAGGCGCCGGTCAACGGCACGATCACCAACTTTTCGCTGCGCCCCGGCGTCTACGCCACCGCCAGCCAGCCCGTCATGGCCATCGTCGATTCGGACAGCTATTACATCGCTGGCTATTTCGAGGAGACCAAGCTGTCGCACATCCGCGACGGATCGCGCGTGACGGTCTGGGTGATGGGGGAAGAGCGGCCGCTCAAGGGTCATGTCCAGGGGCTGGCCGCCGGGATCGACGATCGTGAGCGCACGACCGCTTCCGGTACGTTGCTCGCCAACGTCAACCCGACCTTCAGCTGGGTCCGCCTCGCCCAGCGCATCCCCGTCCGTATCGCAATCGACAGCGTTCCGGCAGGCCTGACACTGATTTCCGGACGGACCGTCACCGTTACGCTGGATGGCGCCGACAAGGCCCTCGATCCGAGGCGTAAGCCATGA
- a CDS encoding disulfide bond formation protein B, whose translation MSVIIRETRAMGRAAWLALLAAGLVALTASLGVIFIGEVMGQTPCVLCWFQRAFMFPLAIMLAIAAYRSDRGVFAYAVPLAAIGWVVALYHLLLYQGVIPEAVQPCGAGPSCADGAMTLSGGIPLPLLSLGAFSAIIILIFFYRRSKS comes from the coding sequence ATGAGCGTGATTATTCGCGAGACCCGGGCAATGGGCCGGGCCGCATGGCTGGCGCTGCTCGCGGCCGGGCTCGTTGCGCTGACGGCGAGTCTTGGGGTGATTTTCATTGGGGAAGTGATGGGGCAGACGCCGTGCGTCCTGTGCTGGTTCCAGCGCGCCTTCATGTTTCCGCTGGCGATCATGCTCGCGATTGCCGCCTACCGGTCGGACCGGGGCGTTTTTGCCTATGCCGTGCCGCTCGCCGCGATCGGCTGGGTTGTCGCCCTCTATCATCTCCTCCTCTATCAGGGCGTTATTCCCGAAGCGGTCCAACCCTGTGGTGCCGGGCCTTCGTGCGCCGATGGCGCCATGACGCTATCCGGCGGTATTCCGCTCCCCTTGCTTTCGCTCGGCGCCTTCTCGGCCATCATTATTCTCATATTTTTCTATCGGAGGTCGAAATCATGA
- a CDS encoding DUF1656 domain-containing protein: protein MIGEFDVAGIFVSPLLLCLVVAFFARPLLSQALLRVGFYRIVWNRALFDLSLFLILLGLSFGLLELLTAS from the coding sequence ATGATCGGCGAGTTCGACGTTGCTGGCATCTTCGTGTCGCCGCTGCTCCTGTGCCTGGTAGTGGCCTTTTTCGCCCGGCCGCTACTTTCGCAGGCGCTCCTGCGTGTAGGTTTCTATCGTATAGTGTGGAACCGGGCGTTGTTTGATCTTTCCTTGTTCCTGATCCTGCTGGGATTGTCCTTCGGGCTTCTCGAACTGCTAACCGCAAGTTGA
- a CDS encoding SRPBCC domain-containing protein → MFEVTQETHIARSPAQVWDVLANFERYEQWSPYVRPKGSPEQGKEIDYSFRMNPANPRFWPVTAIVSEWEPCAKLGFDVRLNWMLTIEERFVLEPAAGGTRLVHSFRCRGLLARLRLSKARRNFKEILNETDRLLTRYLSRPANKPVLSAKPKRKGRR, encoded by the coding sequence ATGTTCGAAGTCACACAGGAAACGCACATCGCGCGCTCGCCGGCGCAGGTTTGGGACGTGCTTGCAAATTTCGAACGATATGAGCAGTGGAGCCCCTATGTCCGGCCCAAGGGTTCGCCCGAACAGGGGAAGGAGATCGACTATTCCTTTCGGATGAACCCGGCTAACCCGCGCTTCTGGCCTGTGACGGCGATTGTCAGTGAGTGGGAGCCATGCGCAAAGCTTGGCTTCGATGTCCGCCTGAATTGGATGCTGACGATCGAGGAGCGCTTCGTGCTTGAGCCGGCAGCCGGTGGAACGCGGCTGGTCCACAGCTTCCGCTGCAGGGGCCTGCTCGCGCGATTGCGGCTCAGCAAGGCGCGGCGCAATTTCAAGGAGATTTTGAACGAAACGGATCGCTTGCTGACGCGCTATCTCTCGCGGCCGGCGAACAAGCCGGTGTTGAGCGCGAAGCCGAAGCGGAAGGGGCGACGGTAA
- a CDS encoding IS5 family transposase: MAHRSIGQERFGFATRERANSSLDTLAPLVDWSAVAVLLEPLHPAAKGEPAWPPLAMLKALLLSIWYVLSDVKLAEALDDRASLRRFCGFAANEATPERTAFVRFRRLLIAHKLDRALFEAVTRQLKSRAVTVKTGTLVDATIIASASEDDDEARWVKHKGKRAVHGFKAHVGTDADTALVEELSVTPANINDGKAGPDALPEDPGEVFADSAYRGNHFRDAVQAKGGIPSYGYDRGYRSNERYYRGNDHRYERRDRYERRYQKRRMHHHHRGRHWRG; the protein is encoded by the coding sequence GTGGCACATCGTTCAATTGGGCAGGAGCGGTTTGGTTTTGCGACGCGCGAGCGGGCAAATTCATCGCTCGACACGCTGGCGCCGCTGGTCGACTGGAGCGCGGTCGCAGTACTTCTCGAGCCGCTCCATCCCGCCGCCAAGGGCGAGCCTGCCTGGCCGCCGCTGGCGATGTTGAAGGCCCTGCTTCTGTCGATCTGGTACGTCCTGTCAGACGTAAAGCTGGCCGAGGCGCTCGATGATCGGGCGTCCTTACGTCGGTTTTGCGGATTTGCCGCGAATGAGGCGACGCCCGAGCGGACCGCCTTTGTCCGGTTCCGCCGGTTGCTGATTGCCCACAAGCTTGACCGGGCATTGTTCGAAGCCGTGACCAGGCAGCTCAAATCCAGGGCGGTAACCGTCAAGACCGGAACTTTGGTCGATGCCACCATCATTGCCTCGGCCAGTGAGGACGATGACGAGGCACGTTGGGTAAAACACAAGGGAAAGCGGGCAGTTCACGGCTTCAAGGCCCATGTCGGCACCGATGCCGATACGGCGCTGGTCGAGGAACTCTCGGTCACACCGGCCAATATCAATGACGGCAAGGCCGGCCCTGATGCCTTGCCTGAGGATCCGGGCGAGGTGTTTGCCGATAGCGCCTATCGCGGCAATCACTTCCGCGACGCCGTGCAGGCCAAGGGCGGCATTCCCAGCTATGGCTATGACCGGGGCTACCGCTCAAATGAACGATATTATCGCGGCAATGATCATCGCTACGAGCGGCGCGATCGCTACGAACGGCGATACCAGAAGCGCCGCATGCACCATCACCATCGCGGTCGCCACTGGCGCGGCTAG
- a CDS encoding MarR family winged helix-turn-helix transcriptional regulator, translated as MRSDASLYAFTNSLQPVRRAWTQAAGRVLAGMGLSTSLATLVLLASRLGPNVQQKILALELGINPAALVRLLDQGEAAGVLVRNDVEGDRRSKAIELLPEGRRLAERMERTLAELRRQLLGDVPRAEIDAATRMLRLLEERAARWLQDDRVR; from the coding sequence GTGCGTTCTGATGCATCGCTCTATGCCTTCACCAACTCGCTTCAGCCGGTGCGGCGAGCGTGGACCCAGGCGGCGGGACGCGTGCTCGCGGGCATGGGGCTGTCGACATCGCTGGCAACGCTCGTGCTGCTCGCCTCGCGCCTCGGGCCGAATGTGCAACAGAAGATCCTGGCCCTAGAGCTCGGCATCAACCCGGCCGCGCTCGTGCGACTGCTCGATCAGGGCGAGGCGGCGGGGGTGCTGGTGCGCAATGACGTGGAAGGCGACCGGCGTAGCAAGGCCATCGAGCTGCTGCCGGAGGGCCGCCGCCTCGCGGAGCGGATGGAGCGCACGCTGGCGGAGCTTCGGCGGCAGCTTCTGGGCGATGTCCCACGCGCGGAGATCGATGCCGCGACCCGGATGCTGCGTCTGCTAGAAGAGCGGGCCGCTCGCTGGCTGCAGGACGACCGGGTCCGCTGA
- a CDS encoding FUSC family protein: MPSHDGAARMKLPLGLPALIFSIKSFAAAVLALWIAFHIGLPNPYWALVTVYVVAQPRVGAVLSKSVYRIVGTMTGAIVSVALVPPLVDAPEILSLAIALWLGLCVFASGIERSPRSYMFALAGYSTCIIVFASVQNPGAIFDTAVARFEEITLGILCSSMIHATVLPGSARELMLSKLDATMQTAARWSADALVMPGDCQLDRDRCRLASDVNEIHELLVHSGFEGAGMPLRRDVVRALLAHVERTLPLSAGVDDRLSELARLGGASHGVEPLVSDIEQWLRQIADGAPHTPGLLSAADALRRRCREAEPAVVPGMGWRERLELSLLARLADLIQVNGNALLLRKAMRGDRQRDSERRRIRVLVAGAQRSVERDVAGAAGAAIATAATLYLICLLWIASGWEGGVNGVMLAGVYFSIYANNSDPSLLLRNKFIGVALRLLLGAAYVLIVLPAIDGLPLFVLALAPVLILCGALQTVPRYAPLSFNFIIGTLSPNIISERFEPAFADYLNGGLSTLTGIYLALVAMNLTQSLWTSGAVARTLKAGQHDIALGRFGAGSAAAWRSRMLHRIALITPRLARDESDGTGTTRDVLRDMMAGLSLAQLAGLHARLEPGGAAETRGILSSVKNYFDHLARGRSLKPSEALLRMIDRELDAVAVADPPTLRRDAALALLSLRRNLFPDAHPPDGEGCVISC, translated from the coding sequence ATGCCCAGCCATGACGGCGCGGCTCGCATGAAGCTGCCGCTCGGCCTCCCGGCGCTGATTTTCTCGATCAAGAGCTTCGCGGCTGCCGTGCTGGCGCTGTGGATTGCCTTTCATATCGGCCTGCCCAACCCCTATTGGGCGCTTGTCACTGTCTATGTTGTGGCCCAGCCGCGCGTTGGTGCGGTTCTTTCCAAATCGGTTTATCGTATTGTCGGCACGATGACCGGCGCGATCGTCTCGGTCGCGCTGGTACCGCCGCTGGTCGATGCGCCTGAAATCCTGTCGTTGGCGATCGCGCTGTGGCTCGGGCTGTGCGTATTCGCATCCGGAATCGAGCGATCGCCGCGCTCCTATATGTTCGCGCTGGCGGGATACAGCACGTGCATCATCGTCTTTGCCAGCGTTCAGAATCCAGGAGCGATCTTCGACACCGCCGTCGCCCGGTTCGAGGAAATAACGCTCGGTATCCTTTGCAGCAGCATGATCCATGCGACGGTGCTCCCTGGCTCGGCGCGCGAACTGATGCTGTCCAAACTGGATGCCACGATGCAGACGGCGGCGCGATGGTCGGCCGATGCGCTGGTCATGCCCGGCGATTGTCAGCTAGATCGCGACCGATGCCGGCTCGCTTCCGACGTCAACGAGATTCACGAACTTCTCGTCCACTCCGGTTTTGAGGGCGCCGGCATGCCGTTGCGCAGGGATGTGGTGCGCGCGCTGCTGGCGCATGTGGAGCGGACATTGCCATTGTCGGCCGGAGTGGATGACCGACTGAGCGAACTCGCGCGGCTGGGCGGCGCATCGCACGGCGTCGAGCCGCTGGTGTCCGACATCGAGCAATGGCTCCGTCAGATTGCCGATGGCGCCCCACATACGCCGGGCCTATTAAGCGCCGCAGATGCGCTCCGGCGGCGCTGCCGCGAAGCCGAACCCGCGGTCGTTCCCGGCATGGGCTGGCGCGAGCGGCTGGAACTGAGCCTGCTAGCGCGGCTTGCTGATCTGATCCAGGTCAACGGCAACGCACTGCTCTTGCGCAAGGCGATGCGCGGCGATCGGCAGAGGGACAGCGAACGCCGGCGAATCCGCGTTCTTGTCGCCGGCGCGCAGCGCAGCGTCGAGCGCGACGTCGCCGGGGCGGCAGGGGCGGCGATCGCCACGGCGGCGACACTGTACCTCATCTGCCTGCTGTGGATCGCTTCAGGCTGGGAAGGCGGCGTCAACGGCGTGATGCTGGCGGGGGTCTATTTCTCCATTTACGCGAACAACAGCGATCCCAGCCTTTTGTTACGGAACAAGTTCATCGGGGTCGCGCTGCGGCTGCTGCTCGGCGCGGCCTATGTACTGATCGTGCTGCCGGCGATCGACGGACTTCCGCTGTTCGTCCTCGCGCTGGCGCCGGTGCTGATCCTGTGCGGCGCGCTGCAGACGGTGCCGCGCTATGCCCCTCTGTCGTTCAATTTCATCATCGGCACATTAAGTCCCAATATCATTTCAGAACGGTTCGAGCCCGCCTTCGCCGATTATCTGAACGGTGGCCTGTCGACGCTGACCGGCATCTATCTGGCGCTGGTCGCGATGAACCTCACCCAGTCGCTCTGGACCAGCGGCGCGGTCGCCCGCACGCTGAAGGCCGGGCAGCACGATATCGCGCTGGGCCGTTTCGGTGCGGGCAGCGCCGCCGCTTGGCGCAGCCGGATGCTGCACCGGATCGCGCTGATCACGCCCCGCCTGGCCCGCGACGAATCGGACGGGACCGGCACCACGCGGGATGTGCTGCGCGACATGATGGCAGGCCTTTCGCTCGCGCAGCTCGCCGGATTGCACGCGAGGCTGGAGCCGGGGGGGGCAGCGGAGACCAGAGGCATTCTTTCTTCCGTGAAGAATTATTTCGACCATCTCGCCCGTGGTCGATCGCTCAAGCCCTCGGAGGCCCTCTTGAGAATGATAGATCGGGAATTAGACGCCGTCGCTGTGGCGGATCCTCCCACACTTCGCCGAGACGCCGCATTGGCGCTGCTAAGCCTTCGCCGGAACCTTTTCCCGGATGCTCATCCGCCTGATGGCGAAGGATGTGTGATTTCCTGCTGA
- a CDS encoding helix-turn-helix transcriptional regulator, protein MTDVRNWLGNLEIAEFSARWRGAVGDSVPHRHFAAQAVLGTPSVSVEHTGTIVEAPCVLIEPNVPHRLIPCAMAELHFIEPTLHARIPELVAAISTGSYQIISEPSGIAFWEGWLANDEPAPRDRRLVDAMWLLDGQLETGPVRLGALAGAADLSPDRFRHLFVEQLGIPLRRYILWRRLRLAAQRLAAGDNVTASAHGGGFSDAAHLARTIRHMFGINAGQLLKDQSGSPEI, encoded by the coding sequence ATGACGGACGTGCGCAACTGGTTGGGTAATCTCGAGATCGCCGAATTCTCGGCGCGCTGGCGGGGTGCGGTCGGCGATTCCGTCCCGCACCGTCATTTCGCCGCACAGGCGGTCCTTGGCACGCCATCGGTCAGCGTGGAACATACGGGCACCATCGTCGAAGCGCCGTGCGTGCTGATCGAGCCCAATGTTCCGCATCGCCTCATTCCCTGTGCCATGGCGGAGCTACATTTCATCGAGCCGACGCTGCACGCACGGATTCCCGAACTCGTCGCGGCCATTTCGACGGGGTCGTATCAGATAATATCGGAACCATCGGGCATTGCCTTCTGGGAAGGCTGGCTGGCGAATGACGAACCGGCCCCGCGCGATCGCCGGCTGGTCGATGCCATGTGGCTGCTCGACGGCCAGCTCGAGACTGGTCCGGTTCGTCTCGGGGCGCTCGCCGGCGCCGCCGACCTCTCGCCCGATCGCTTCCGGCATCTCTTCGTCGAGCAGCTCGGCATCCCGCTCCGCCGCTACATTCTCTGGCGCCGGCTGCGTCTCGCGGCGCAAAGGCTTGCGGCGGGGGATAATGTGACCGCGTCAGCGCATGGCGGCGGCTTCTCCGACGCGGCGCATCTGGCGCGCACGATCAGGCATATGTTCGGAATCAACGCAGGCCAGCTGCTCAAGGACCAATCCGGCAGTCCAGAAATTTAG